The Fusobacterium pseudoperiodonticum DNA window TTCAAAGTTCATTATATCTCCACTGTAGTTTTTAATTATAAGAAGAACTCCTTTTCCGCCATCTACAGCTTTAATAGCATTGTAAACTTTGTCAGCACCAGGAGATGTAAATATTTCACCACAAACAGCAGCATCTAACATTCCATGTCCAACAAAACCAGCATGGGCAGGTTCATGGCCACTTCCTCCACCACTTATAAGAGCGACTTTATCCACTTTTTTATTTTTTCTAATAACTATAGGTTCATTTTCAACTCTTGAAAGTTTATCAGGAAATGCTTTTATCATTCCTTGTACTACTTCTTCAACAATATTATTTTTATCATTTATTAGCTTTTTCATTTTGACCTCCTATTAATGTAAATAATTTAATAAAAAGGCGAAATCATACAGATAAAAGTATAATCTCGCCCCCTTTCACTTTATATTATTCTTCCCAGTTTTTACTTCTTTCAACAGCTTTTAGCCAACCAGCATACTTTTTACTTCTTTCTTCTTGAGACATATTAGGAGAAAATTCTTTATCAAGTACCCACTTTTGTTTGATTTCCTCTTTATTTTCCCAGAAACCAACTGCAAGTCCTGCAAGATAAGCAGCTCCTAGTGCTGTTGTTTCTAAAACAGTAGGTCTTTTTACAACTTCACCTAGAATATCAGCTTGGAATTCCATTAAGAAGTTGTTAGCAGCAGCTCCACCATCAACTTTAAGTCCATTTAATTTAATTCCAGAATCTTCTTCCATAGCTTTTAAAACATCTTTAGTTTGATAAGCTATAGATTCCAAAGTTGCTCTTATAATATGGTTTTTATTTGCTCCACGAGTTAGTCCTAAAATAGCTCCTCTTGCATACATATCCCAATAAGGTGCTCCTAGTCCAACGAAAGCAGGAACTACATAAACTCCACCATTATCTTTAACTTTTCTTGCAAAGTATTCAGTATCTCTTGATTCAGAGATTAATTTTAATTCATCTCTTAGCCATTGAACACTAGCTCCACCTACAAAGACACTTCCTTCAAGAGCATATTGAACTTTACCATCAAGACCTATTGCAATAGTTGTAATAAGTCCATTGTTACTCTTTACAAATTTTTCTCCTGTATTCATAAGTAAGAAGCAACCTGTTCCATAAGTATTTTTAGATTCTCCTTCTTCAAAACAAGCTTGTCCGAATAAAGCTGATTGTTGGTCTCCAGCAACTCCAGCTATAGGAACTCTATGTCCGCCTTTACCACCTAAGTTAGCATATCCAAAAGTTCCACTTGAATCTTTTACTTCAGGTAACATTGATTTAGGAATATTCAATGTTTTAAGGATTTTTTCATCCCATTTTAATTCTTTTATATTATAAAGCATAGTTCTTGAAGCATTAGTGTAATCTGTTGCATGTACTTTACCATTTGTTAATTTCCAAATTAGCCAAGTATCAACAGTTCCAAATAATAATTCACCTTTTTCAGCTTTTTCTCTTGCACCTTCAACATTATCTAAAATCCATTTAATTTTAGTACCTGAGAAATAAGCATCAATTAGAAGTCCAGTATTGTCTTTTATATAGTCACTGAAACCTTCTATTTTCTTTAATTCATCACAGATTTTTGCAGTTCTTCTACATTGCCAAACTATTGCATTGTAAACTGGTTTACCAGTATTTTTATCCCAAACTATTGTAGTTTCTCTTTGGTTAGTAATTCCTAAAGCTATGATATCATGTTGACTTATCCCCGCTCTAGCAATTACCTCACTTAAAACTCCACTTTGGCTAGCCCATATTTCCATAGGGTCATGTTCTACCCAACCTTCATTAGGATAAATTTGTGTAAATTCCTTTTGTGCAACTCCAACAATATTTTGACTTTCATCAAATAAAATTGCTCTTGAACTTGTTGTTCCTTGGTCTAATGCTACAATGTACTTCATATAGTTTCCTCCAATCTTATTGTGTATTTATTAAAAATAAGTGAATCATATATAAACTTTATTTTACTATATAACTGCTGCTATAAACGCATCAAATATAACAGCACCTAAAATTGCTCCAATAGTTGGACCTACAACTGGTATCCAAGAGTATTTCCAGTTAGATCCTCCTTTACCTTTTATAG harbors:
- the glpK gene encoding glycerol kinase GlpK; amino-acid sequence: MKYIVALDQGTTSSRAILFDESQNIVGVAQKEFTQIYPNEGWVEHDPMEIWASQSGVLSEVIARAGISQHDIIALGITNQRETTIVWDKNTGKPVYNAIVWQCRRTAKICDELKKIEGFSDYIKDNTGLLIDAYFSGTKIKWILDNVEGAREKAEKGELLFGTVDTWLIWKLTNGKVHATDYTNASRTMLYNIKELKWDEKILKTLNIPKSMLPEVKDSSGTFGYANLGGKGGHRVPIAGVAGDQQSALFGQACFEEGESKNTYGTGCFLLMNTGEKFVKSNNGLITTIAIGLDGKVQYALEGSVFVGGASVQWLRDELKLISESRDTEYFARKVKDNGGVYVVPAFVGLGAPYWDMYARGAILGLTRGANKNHIIRATLESIAYQTKDVLKAMEEDSGIKLNGLKVDGGAAANNFLMEFQADILGEVVKRPTVLETTALGAAYLAGLAVGFWENKEEIKQKWVLDKEFSPNMSQEERSKKYAGWLKAVERSKNWEE